From a region of the Fischerella sp. JS2 genome:
- a CDS encoding peptidoglycan-binding domain-containing protein, giving the protein MDNLAYLHVAFAYEESPSSELVFLSSWLENAAAPDWKRLSGKAWKHMLPLVLSLSILSAVGSAFALERGDQGPSVRSLQQKLRNIGFYQAPITQVYDFDTEAAVRRFQKAAGIQVNGIAGPTTLQTLQKWPKASNSSQLSKLSSLSNPTPKLSTVSYKTQQSSTVNITTTNKRRNPNLLQKGDEGQAVKVLQERLRIAGYYYGKSTGIFGPITEESVKRFQQAYNLRVDGVVGPVTSRKLPPIGVGYGDETPKPTKNKDNLTVGDRGEVVRVLQAQLIKAGYLQGEPNGYYGPYTADAVRRFQADNYLKASGIAGPTTRAKLYSMLNPTSKSKSEFSVLEIQRRLQERGFYKGPLNGVMGDETKRAIKQAQEFYGISLSDVRSGTY; this is encoded by the coding sequence ATGGACAATCTTGCGTATTTGCACGTAGCTTTTGCCTACGAGGAGTCTCCATCAAGTGAACTAGTTTTCCTAAGTTCTTGGTTGGAGAACGCAGCAGCACCAGATTGGAAACGTCTTTCCGGTAAGGCTTGGAAGCATATGCTTCCCCTTGTTCTCAGCTTGTCTATTCTCAGCGCTGTTGGTAGTGCCTTTGCATTGGAAAGAGGTGATCAAGGGCCTTCTGTTCGCTCCTTGCAACAAAAGTTAAGAAATATAGGTTTTTACCAAGCGCCCATTACCCAAGTATACGACTTTGATACAGAAGCTGCCGTCCGGCGTTTTCAAAAAGCAGCTGGCATTCAAGTAAACGGTATTGCTGGCCCAACAACCTTACAAACATTACAAAAATGGCCCAAAGCTAGTAATAGTAGCCAACTATCAAAACTTAGTAGTTTGAGTAATCCAACTCCTAAACTCAGTACAGTGAGTTATAAAACTCAACAATCTAGTACTGTGAATATTACTACAACCAACAAGCGCCGTAATCCTAATTTATTACAGAAAGGTGACGAAGGACAAGCAGTCAAAGTCTTGCAAGAGCGCTTACGAATCGCAGGCTATTATTACGGGAAATCTACGGGTATATTTGGTCCGATTACCGAAGAATCTGTGAAGCGGTTCCAACAAGCTTATAACCTCAGAGTCGATGGTGTTGTGGGGCCAGTAACAAGCCGAAAATTACCACCTATTGGTGTTGGTTATGGAGATGAAACGCCTAAACCAACAAAAAACAAAGATAATCTCACAGTAGGCGATCGCGGTGAGGTTGTGAGAGTCCTGCAAGCACAACTGATTAAAGCTGGATATTTACAGGGAGAACCAAATGGCTACTATGGACCTTATACAGCCGATGCTGTACGGCGATTCCAAGCTGATAACTACCTAAAAGCAAGTGGTATTGCAGGCCCTACAACCAGAGCCAAGTTGTACAGTATGCTAAATCCTACTTCTAAATCCAAGAGTGAATTTAGTGTTCTGGAAATACAAAGACGACTTCAAGAGCGTGGTTTTTACAAAGGACCTCTCAATGGTGTGATGGGGGATGAAACCAAACGAGCTATTAAACAAGCTCAAGAATTTTATGGCATCAGTCTGAGTGACGTGAGAAGCGGAACATATTAG
- a CDS encoding transcriptional repressor, protein MTVYTASSLKAELNDRGWRLTPQRETILHIFQDLPQGEHLSAEDLYHRLESDGEGISLSTIYRTLKLMARMGILRELELGEGHKHYELNQPYPHHHHHLICVRCNTTIEFKNDSILKIGAKTAQKEGYQLLDCQLTIHAVCPKCQRALMPL, encoded by the coding sequence ATGACTGTCTACACAGCTTCTTCACTCAAGGCAGAACTCAATGATCGCGGCTGGCGTTTAACACCCCAGCGAGAAACAATTCTACACATTTTTCAGGATCTTCCGCAAGGTGAACATCTCAGTGCGGAGGATTTGTATCATAGGCTAGAATCCGATGGTGAAGGAATCAGCCTGTCAACCATTTACCGCACCCTCAAGTTGATGGCACGGATGGGAATTTTGCGGGAACTGGAGTTGGGAGAAGGGCATAAACATTATGAATTGAACCAGCCTTATCCCCATCATCATCACCATCTGATTTGTGTCAGATGCAACACAACTATAGAGTTCAAAAATGACTCTATCTTAAAAATTGGTGCAAAAACTGCTCAAAAAGAAGGTTATCAACTGCTTGATTGCCAGCTGACAATCCATGCCGTTTGCCCCAAGTGTCAACGAGCATTAATGCCTTTGTAG
- the sigC gene encoding RNA polymerase sigma factor SigC encodes MPATSFYADTAYETQQSSQIFDPDLTIDDTELPVDDLEELEMAAQDPASFAVSANRRSTDLVRLYLQEIGRVRLLGRDEEVSEAQKVQRYLRMRIVLSNAAKQGDEILIPYLRVIEIQERLASQLGHRPSIERWARAAGVEVLELKQILGQGKRRWAEIAKLTVEELEKIQSDGLQSKEHMIKANLRLVVSVAKKYQNRGLELLDLVQEGTLGLERAVEKFDPTKGYRFSTYAYWWIRQGITRAIATSSRTIRLPVHITEKLNKIKKAQRKIAQEKGRTPTLEDLAQELEMTPTQVREVLLRVPRSVSLETKVGKDKDTELGELLETDCVTPEDMLMRESLQRDLQHLLADLTSRERDVILMRFGLADGHPYSLAEIGRALDLSRERVRQIESKALQKLRQPKRRNLIRDYLESLS; translated from the coding sequence ATGCCAGCAACATCCTTTTACGCAGATACCGCCTACGAAACCCAACAATCCTCTCAAATATTTGACCCGGATCTTACGATTGATGACACTGAATTACCAGTAGACGATCTGGAAGAGTTGGAGATGGCTGCTCAAGATCCCGCCAGTTTTGCTGTTAGCGCTAACCGCCGCAGCACAGATCTGGTACGTCTGTATCTTCAGGAAATTGGTAGGGTTAGACTGTTAGGGCGGGATGAAGAGGTTTCAGAAGCTCAGAAAGTTCAGCGCTACTTGCGGATGCGGATAGTCTTGTCTAATGCTGCCAAGCAAGGAGACGAAATACTTATACCTTACCTCCGAGTCATCGAAATTCAGGAGCGTTTAGCATCGCAATTAGGACACCGACCTTCTATAGAAAGATGGGCCCGCGCTGCTGGTGTAGAGGTGTTGGAACTCAAACAAATTTTAGGACAAGGGAAACGGCGTTGGGCTGAAATTGCCAAATTGACTGTGGAGGAATTGGAGAAAATTCAGAGTGATGGACTCCAGTCCAAAGAACACATGATCAAGGCAAACCTCCGCCTAGTTGTATCTGTTGCTAAAAAGTATCAAAATCGTGGTCTAGAATTGTTAGATTTAGTCCAAGAAGGAACTTTGGGCTTAGAGCGAGCTGTGGAAAAATTTGACCCAACCAAGGGTTATCGTTTTAGCACTTACGCCTATTGGTGGATTCGTCAGGGGATCACACGAGCGATCGCAACTTCTAGCCGGACGATTCGCCTCCCTGTTCACATTACAGAAAAGCTAAACAAAATCAAAAAGGCTCAACGTAAAATTGCTCAAGAAAAAGGTCGTACCCCAACTCTAGAAGACTTGGCCCAAGAGTTAGAAATGACACCTACTCAAGTCCGGGAAGTGTTGTTAAGAGTGCCTCGCTCCGTCTCTCTAGAAACTAAGGTTGGTAAAGATAAAGACACAGAATTAGGCGAATTACTAGAAACCGACTGTGTGACGCCAGAGGATATGCTTATGCGAGAATCATTACAAAGAGACTTGCAGCACCTGTTGGCAGATTTAACCAGCCGTGAACGGGACGTGATTCTCATGCGGTTTGGACTAGCAGACGGTCATCCTTACTCGCTAGCAGAAATCGGGCGCGCTCTTGACTTATCACGGGAACGAGTACGCCAAATTGAATCCAAAGCACTGCAAAAGCTACGCCAACCCAAGCGACGCAACCTGATTCGTGACTATTTGGAGTCTTTGAGTTAG
- a CDS encoding NAD(P)H-dependent glycerol-3-phosphate dehydrogenase — protein sequence MTKSVVILGAGAWGSALATLAKVNGHKVHLWSRRDSQTLAQVLKDVDVILSAVSMKGVRDVVSQLQSLPLSPEIIFVTATKGLDPQTTCTPSQIWQEAFPNHPVVVLSGPNLSQEIQQELPAATVVASHVVSAAEVVQMVFSSNRFRVYTNADPLGVELGGTLKNVMAIAAGVCDGLQLGTNAKAALLTRGLTEMVRIGVHWGAKQETFYGLSGLGDLLATGNSPLSRNYQVGYQLACGKTLTEILTHLQGTAEGINTTKVLMLRSQQQNISMPITEQVYRLLQAEVTPRLALLELMLRDIKPEYNE from the coding sequence ATGACAAAATCAGTAGTTATTCTGGGCGCGGGTGCTTGGGGAAGTGCTTTGGCAACTTTGGCTAAAGTCAACGGACACAAAGTGCATCTTTGGTCGCGTCGTGATTCCCAAACTTTGGCACAAGTGCTAAAAGATGTGGATGTAATTCTCTCTGCTGTTTCTATGAAAGGTGTCAGAGATGTAGTTTCTCAACTCCAATCTTTGCCCCTTTCTCCAGAAATCATTTTTGTCACAGCCACAAAAGGTTTAGATCCGCAAACCACCTGCACACCCTCCCAAATTTGGCAAGAAGCTTTTCCCAATCATCCTGTAGTTGTTCTTTCTGGCCCCAATTTATCCCAAGAAATTCAACAGGAATTACCAGCCGCAACGGTAGTTGCTAGCCACGTTGTCAGTGCTGCTGAGGTTGTCCAGATGGTATTTTCCTCCAATCGTTTCCGGGTTTATACAAATGCTGATCCCCTGGGAGTGGAACTAGGAGGAACGCTGAAAAATGTAATGGCGATCGCTGCTGGTGTATGTGACGGTTTGCAGCTGGGAACCAATGCTAAAGCTGCGTTACTCACCCGTGGTTTAACAGAAATGGTTCGCATCGGTGTTCACTGGGGTGCAAAGCAGGAAACATTTTACGGGTTATCTGGTTTAGGTGACTTGCTTGCTACTGGTAACAGTCCTTTGAGTCGCAATTACCAAGTTGGCTACCAACTAGCCTGTGGCAAAACTCTGACAGAAATTCTCACCCATCTACAAGGAACTGCTGAAGGGATTAATACCACTAAAGTTTTGATGCTGCGTTCACAGCAGCAAAATATTTCCATGCCTATTACCGAACAAGTGTATCGTCTACTCCAAGCTGAAGTTACTCCGCGACTGGCACTCTTGGAACTGATGCTACGCGATATCAAGCCGGAATATAACGAATAA
- the lipA gene encoding lipoyl synthase, translating into MILKPDWLRVKAPQWERVGNVKEILRDLALNTVCEEASCPNIGECFNAGTATFLIMGPACTRACPYCDIDFEKKPKPLDPTEPTRLAEAVRRMKLNHVVITSVNRDDLPDGGASQFVRCIAAIRTISPHTTIEVLIPDLCGNWEALELILQAKPEVLNHNTETVPRLYRRVRPQGNYDRTLELLKRASYGRASLTRQLAPAVYTKSGIMVGLGETDEEIRQVMQDLRAVDCDILTIGQYLQPTQKHLKVDQFIHPDQFAAWKSFGEELGFLQVVSSPLTRSSYHAEQVRELMERYPRG; encoded by the coding sequence GTGATTCTTAAACCAGACTGGTTGCGGGTGAAAGCGCCTCAATGGGAGCGCGTTGGTAATGTTAAAGAGATTTTACGGGATTTAGCCCTGAATACGGTTTGTGAGGAAGCGTCCTGTCCGAATATTGGTGAGTGCTTTAATGCTGGAACGGCGACGTTTTTAATCATGGGACCTGCTTGTACACGTGCTTGTCCTTACTGTGATATTGATTTTGAGAAAAAACCCAAACCTCTAGACCCCACAGAACCCACACGACTGGCGGAAGCAGTGCGCCGGATGAAACTGAACCATGTGGTGATTACTTCTGTCAATCGAGATGACTTGCCGGATGGAGGCGCATCACAGTTTGTCCGTTGTATTGCAGCAATTCGTACAATTTCACCTCACACTACTATTGAAGTATTAATTCCGGATTTGTGCGGTAATTGGGAAGCACTAGAGTTAATTCTCCAAGCGAAACCGGAAGTCCTCAATCATAATACAGAAACAGTTCCGCGTTTATATCGCCGTGTGCGTCCCCAAGGTAATTATGATCGCACCCTGGAATTACTCAAGCGAGCTTCCTACGGAAGAGCTTCGCTAACGCGTCAACTTGCTCCTGCTGTCTACACCAAATCCGGAATTATGGTCGGACTCGGTGAAACTGATGAGGAAATTCGCCAAGTCATGCAAGATTTACGTGCAGTTGATTGTGATATTTTGACGATTGGACAATATCTTCAACCAACTCAAAAACACCTAAAAGTAGATCAGTTTATCCACCCAGATCAATTTGCTGCTTGGAAATCGTTCGGAGAAGAATTAGGATTTTTACAAGTTGTCTCTTCACCCTTGACAAGAAGCTCATATCATGCTGAGCAAGTGAGGGAATTGATGGAAAGGTATCCACGTGGGTGA
- a CDS encoding J domain-containing protein, translating to MANEFYQLLELSPQATPSEIKRNYCRLIRKYSPEKDPERFKLIREAYETLSDSKAKENYDSLQRHGEQISKLVDEAQEKMSEEEWEAAIPLLKKVLVLLPGQNAARNQLGICFARIEDWDNALKVYRKLTKDASDVPLYWLNYGAMFKEYAGSLEDDTRRSSLYQQAREQFKKAIDLEPYNSEPYLEISRTYTDEGEYTKALSWAERAIGADGKTDIQDFETLFYICVIHLRSGEFKKIQSVAERLISLLPKDDEDARKYVAARFYNFGIEIAQIGFANSNIILLDAARLFFKVAKTFDPNDEDIKQLKGRLDNLIQAYELFDSFKEDSQLSDGFYRLAAFSLSNALNHKIDDEDEVFDDILNEIFSVQPTVIISSVRRIKSFYFPIYQLNDSLFDKIQKVAQECLSKNQNQSQEKKGCFLTTACVSYAGLPDDCFELQILRDFRDNYLALKPEGQALIHQYYVEAPIIVDFINSDQQREFILEGVLETVRECVDYICCQRPNDALTSYMKMYQRLRFKYYRQYFNQVQKASSATLETYEGF from the coding sequence ATGGCTAATGAATTCTATCAACTACTAGAGTTATCTCCCCAAGCTACTCCTTCAGAAATCAAACGCAACTATTGTCGCCTTATCCGAAAATACTCTCCAGAAAAAGATCCTGAACGGTTCAAATTAATTCGCGAAGCTTATGAAACTCTTAGTGACTCAAAGGCGAAAGAAAACTATGATTCTTTGCAGCGACATGGAGAACAAATTTCTAAGCTAGTGGATGAAGCACAAGAGAAAATGTCCGAAGAAGAATGGGAGGCAGCTATTCCACTTCTTAAGAAGGTGCTTGTTCTTTTGCCAGGACAAAATGCGGCTCGAAACCAATTAGGAATATGTTTTGCTCGTATAGAGGACTGGGATAATGCCTTAAAGGTTTATCGTAAACTCACCAAAGATGCTTCTGATGTACCTCTTTACTGGCTCAATTACGGTGCAATGTTTAAAGAGTATGCTGGTTCTTTAGAGGATGACACAAGAAGATCAAGTCTATATCAACAAGCTAGAGAACAGTTTAAGAAGGCGATAGATTTAGAGCCTTATAACTCAGAACCGTATTTAGAAATTTCGCGTACTTACACTGATGAAGGCGAATATACCAAGGCTCTCTCATGGGCAGAACGTGCAATTGGTGCTGATGGAAAAACTGATATTCAAGACTTTGAAACGCTTTTCTATATTTGTGTTATTCACTTACGTAGCGGTGAGTTCAAAAAAATTCAATCTGTAGCGGAAAGGCTTATTTCGTTATTACCTAAAGATGATGAAGATGCACGTAAATACGTGGCTGCTAGATTCTATAATTTTGGGATAGAAATAGCTCAGATAGGTTTCGCAAACTCTAATATTATACTGCTAGATGCAGCCCGCCTCTTCTTTAAAGTTGCGAAAACGTTTGATCCAAATGATGAAGATATTAAGCAGCTGAAAGGCCGCTTAGATAATTTAATTCAAGCCTATGAATTATTTGACTCCTTTAAGGAAGATTCTCAGCTTTCTGACGGTTTTTATAGGCTTGCAGCATTTTCTTTATCCAATGCTTTAAATCATAAAATTGATGATGAGGATGAGGTGTTTGATGATATATTAAATGAAATTTTTAGTGTGCAGCCTACAGTAATTATAAGTTCAGTAAGAAGAATCAAGTCTTTTTACTTCCCTATCTATCAATTAAATGATTCGCTGTTTGACAAAATACAGAAAGTTGCACAAGAGTGCTTATCAAAAAATCAGAACCAAAGTCAAGAGAAAAAAGGTTGTTTTCTAACCACTGCCTGTGTTAGTTACGCAGGATTACCTGATGACTGCTTTGAACTTCAAATACTTCGAGATTTTCGCGACAATTACTTAGCCTTAAAACCAGAAGGGCAAGCTTTGATTCATCAGTATTATGTAGAAGCTCCAATTATTGTAGATTTTATAAATTCAGACCAACAGCGTGAATTTATTTTAGAAGGTGTTCTAGAGACGGTTAGAGAATGTGTAGATTACATATGCTGTCAGCGTCCTAATGATGCTCTGACTAGTTATATGAAAATGTATCAGCGCCTTAGATTTAAATACTATAGACAATACTTTAATCAAGTTCAAAAGGCAAGTTCTGCAACATTGGAGACGTATGAGGGCTTCTAA